In a genomic window of Candidatus Eisenbacteria bacterium:
- a CDS encoding uracil-DNA glycosylase translates to MPQSPRQAPAQSSAGRSGAARQESAARPKWGPPPAATGREPQWKEALDALAEHARECTSCPLHEGRNAVVFGMGEASVPLVFVGEAPGAEEDRQGLPFVGRAGELLTRIIDAIGLKRDQVYICNVLKCRPPGNRDPHPDEVVTCSPFLMRQLELLRPKVICTLGRHSTLLLTGQSQPMKAVRGQIFPWRGAKVIPTYHPAALLRNPGLKPMVWEDVQKVRASLDAE, encoded by the coding sequence ATGCCTCAATCCCCGCGACAGGCTCCGGCGCAATCTTCCGCGGGGAGATCCGGCGCGGCGCGGCAGGAAAGCGCCGCGCGCCCCAAGTGGGGGCCGCCCCCGGCCGCGACCGGACGCGAGCCGCAGTGGAAAGAGGCTCTCGATGCGCTCGCGGAGCATGCGCGGGAGTGCACGAGCTGCCCCCTGCACGAGGGGCGCAACGCGGTCGTCTTCGGCATGGGGGAGGCCAGCGTCCCCTTGGTCTTTGTTGGAGAGGCCCCGGGCGCCGAAGAGGACCGGCAGGGCCTTCCCTTCGTCGGAAGGGCCGGCGAGCTGCTGACCCGCATCATCGACGCGATCGGCCTGAAGCGGGACCAGGTCTACATCTGCAATGTCCTGAAGTGCCGACCCCCAGGGAACCGCGACCCGCATCCCGATGAGGTGGTGACCTGCTCCCCGTTCCTGATGCGGCAGCTCGAGCTTCTCCGCCCGAAGGTGATCTGCACGCTGGGGCGGCACTCGACGCTGCTCCTCACGGGGCAGAGCCAGCCGATGAAGGCGGTCCGAGGGCAGATCTTCCCGTGGAGGGGCGCCAAGGTGATTCCCACCTATCACCCCGCGGCCTTGCTCCGCAACCCGGGCCTCAAGCCGATGGTCTGGGAGGATGTCCAGAAGGTCCGCGCGAGCCTCGACGCGGAGTAG